The following nucleotide sequence is from Oncorhynchus gorbuscha isolate QuinsamMale2020 ecotype Even-year unplaced genomic scaffold, OgorEven_v1.0 Un_scaffold_39:::fragment_4:::debris, whole genome shotgun sequence.
tccactcattacctgtattaactgcacctgtttgaattcgttacctgtataaaagacacctgtccacacaatcaatcaaacagactccaacctctccacaatggccaagactagagagctgtgtaaggacatcagggataaaaatatagacctgcacaaggctgggatgggctacaggacaataggcaagcagcttggtgagaaggcaacaactgttgccgcaattattagaaaatggaagaagttcaagaggACAGGCAATCACCCTCGGTCtagggctccatgcaagatctcaccttgtggggcatcaatgatcatgaggaaggtgagggatcagcccagaactacacggcaggacctggtcaatgacctgaagagagctgggaccacagtctcaaagaaaaccattagtaacacactacgccgtcatggattaaaatcctgcagcgcacgcaaggtccccctgcccaagccagcgcatgtccaggcccgtttgAAGTTTGCCagtgaccatctggatgatccagaggaggaatgggagaaggtcatgtggtctgatgagacaaaaatagagctatttggtctaaactccactcgcagTGTTTGAagaaaggtctgtatggaggagtgggccaaaatccctgctgcagtgtgtgaaaacctgttcaagaactacaggaaacgtatgatctctgtaattgcaaacaaggtttctgtaccaaatattaagttctgcttttctgatgtatcaaatacttatgtcatgcaataaaatgcaaatgaattacttaaaaatcatacaatgtgattttctggatttttgttttagattccatctctcacagttgaagtgtacctatgataaaaatgacatgctttgtaagtgtgaaaacctgcaaaatcggcagtgtatcaaatacctgTTCTACCCACTGTACAGAAGCACTTTGGACATGTGGCAAGTGTCTGTCGAAGGAATAAATATGTCATAGTCAGAAGAAGCATGTTGTAATTGTGATGGGAATCCTGTTCCCGAGTTCCCGGAATGCCCTGTACGGAAGAAGGATGTCACAATAGCTAGGATGATCAGGCCCATCTAGCAGCTGTCCTATGTGGAGGCAGTGAAAATAGCTGaaggagtagagaagagaaggtAGTTCATGTCTCACAGTGAAGCCATGCAGGAGAAGGATCCCAACACACTAATTGTGAACAAGGTGGACTTTGTGTTTAAAACTAGCAGTTTCTGCATTAGCATGAAGGAGTTTCTACTACAAAATTGCGTTTACATTGCCCTCACTGCCGCAGTGATAAATTGCATtaataataaacaaataaaacatcTAAGAAGCTAGACATCATTGTGAAGGCGGCAAATAGATTTCTGGATCTCCAGGACTTCAGACAAAATGTTACAGGGAGGACTGAATGAAGACGTTCCCCCTCCCAGGTTCCTGACCCTGTGTAGGGATCTGAAGTATCATTTTTCGTTTGAAATTCAGGGTAGTGGAGTGAATTTGGTTcgtgtttgttttttattttacataATTAGTATGATTTGTTTATCCCATTTTTTTGCATTTTGGTTATTTTTTAAACCCcgtacagtaggtggcagcaATACACCTGATGAGTGTAGTCTGACAAACCTCAGAGAAGAAGACATGGTAGAAACCAAAGTTTTGGTTCAAGTTTCCAGTTGACCCGAATTAGAAGTTACATTACATGTTGTTTTCTTACTTCATGTAGCCAGCTTGCAAGCCAACATATTCATACTTCTCTTATTCCTCTCTGATAAGATACCGCTGCACAAACATGCTTATCTAGGCCTACACCAGCACTGGTACCAGGCTAGCGTTTAGCTGCTAACATTATTTGAGCAACAccttgctaagaaaagacaatATTTCGCCTTTAATGTAATGGCATGAAAATAATTGCCAGAATATTATACAATGACTTAACAGCTCTAACAATTTGACCCAAACAGGAAATCTACACTGGCAGTTATAGAAAGACCCATTTACTATAtaaccattgattcttgaagactataacttataaatgcctcaaatGTTTCAACCGTATTACCCCACCAGAAACCAAAACATAAGCTCGTATAACACCACTGTTTGTAAACTAATACTACATAGATGAGGAGTAGGGTCGATCcaagcgttctgacctcacaatgaCAGTAAAttacccaagctaactggctaacgttggatAGCTTGCTAGACACAAATCAGAGAAAACCTCACTCTTaccattttacttgccctagcagagctggttaggctgttttcatgttatccagagcattggtgactaactgtgctgctggcaataaTTTAATTTGAGCTTTTTTgcagatgtttactgacacctggacatattcaacaggtgttgagcgttattaaattcatcagttattctgcgctctaaTCAAGTCAATGAAAGTTGGGTAGTTAGAATATAGTTActatactggcaagtttgatgtataagtagccaactaacgttaggtagctagctgaTATACTGGTACACACTGCTGTAAAGATATGCTATGCGTTTGGTAAGGATAgtgtagctaacacaacgtgtaacgtaacttatttgaaaagtgaTTACTTtgttacattgctcaacatttgtcataattattTAAAGCAGTTCATTTGTATCCGCTCTCGATGGACTTCGGCTGCATATTTTCctccattttcttcaaatctgaaaacgtTGATACCTCGCCTATttcctgaagaattgcattatggctCCTAAAGTACTGAGTGTGTACGTCATATTTTGGCGAATTTAGTACGACATCCGTGAACTTTTGGCATACCAACTACATCATCCTATATACTCAATTAACATCACAAATAGtagttagtatgagtattctaacacagatcaggtctctggacAGCCATTTTGTTTCTGTTTAAAAACTAGACTGGTCCTTTAAAAAAAGCCACACAACAATCaaccaatctgcagttcaaacaataacaaagctttaattccaccactgttttggtgtaagatggatggggctggagaaatgtaactggtcgcaaattcatagacagacctatggatgaaaggactgaccattcatgatatcaacattatagttttaaccatgttgaggctctacagtgttggtttacattgtttctaaacattggagtaaaaaaagCTTATTTGGAGTTCTGATGGGGTAAACAGTTGAACTCAGCTCATTAggcatgtgttatattcttcaagaatcaatgcctataaataaataatttaaaagtcAAAATATGGATGTAGCAATTACAAATATCCCCTTTAACAccacacatcagttcaacaaccgCAGAGTTTGTGCTTCTgtttttaagacagtacttactagtgTTAATCAGGGCTGGTTCATCGTTAGAATCATTGGATGCCTTAAGAGGAGTTTGTGAAACCGGGCCTAGATATCCAggtccctcctcttcttcatttTTCAATGTGACagttatctccccctcctcttctttcactgaaacatcttcttcctcctcctctttaactCTGAACACATCTTCCTCTTCTTTAACTGAAacgtctctctcttcttctttcactgtaacagccccactctctacttgtttttgtattgtaacagcctcctcttcctcctcctcctcctcctccttcactgaaacatcttcttcctcctctttaaCTCTGAACACATCTTCCTCTTCTTTAACTGAAacgtctctctcttcttctttcactgtaacagccccactctctacttgtttttgtattttaacagcctcctcttcctcctcctctttcactgaaGCATCTTCTTCCTCTTTAACTCTGAACGCATCTTCCTCTTTAACTCTGAACGCATCTTCCTCTTTAACTGAAAcgcctttctcttcttctttcactgtaacagcctcactctctacttgtttttgtattgtaacagcctcctcttcctcctcctctttcaccagAGCTTCTTTCTCCATCCAGCAGACCAATTCTTCTACAGCAGGAACAGGGTTAAGTTTGAGACTGGAGCTATGAGGCATGTACTGAAGTCGCTAAGCGGTATAATTCAAAGCAGTGCCATTTTATCAGCAGCATGTGATTAATGACGTCTAAAGATTCAATTAGTCGAACAACCACCTGATTGGTTTGGTATTGATTAATTTGGGCTCGTTCGACATTGCAGCCGACAGTGCAGGTCACCGTTTACCCACAACGCAGCATGGATTTGATGCTCTCGAACACGTGATTTAATATGTGAGATAAAGGCTACGCTGCTACGGTGTGCGGGACTTCAGCTATAAACATGTGGCTGTTCTAAATTATGTGTCGCTCAAAGCCTTGAATAATGAACCCATTTTTGACACAATTGCCTGGAAAGAGACAATGCTTCAGGAAGCTTTGTTTCCCCATCACTACTTTTCAGCATGTTTTCTGTGAATTAGACTACGGGAGTTTTGTAACTTTTTCCACCTTGGCTTACTGTTGGTTGGGTTCTAACTGGTCTCCGGTAGTTGGTCTCGCAGACTATAACCGCGCTGGTTGGCAACACTGGTTAGGCTAATAACTAGTTGGCTAAATAGCTCATGTCAGCTGGCTGGCTTGGATAACTGTATATAGCTAACATTATTTGATATATGGTTAGATGGCGTTATGTATTTGCAAAACTTTGGTTTACTTGAATCACTCAAGTCATGAGTGCAAACGATTGGTTTAATTTGAAGTTATTTATGTTGTAGTTAACATCATAGGGAATAGGCTGGTCCTCCATATAACTTCACACCTGATTTTGGCATTCTTCTCAATTCTGATTGGTTTTATGTAAAAGCTGTAACTTTGCATTGGgactaaaaaaatatttaattttatattttataaacaatacaacacatacacatacaaatgACAATATCATACAAACAtgaactacatcacacctgcccagacccactagaataCACCTCCTTCTcaattaactacatcacacctccatctccattaattacatcacacctgcccagacccactagaacacacctccatctccattaactacatcacacctgcccagacccactagaacacatctccattaactacatcacacctgcccagacccactagaacacacccccagCTCCTGCATCACTATCcgccacatggcctcaaactgcaccattttaTTTCTCACCTTAAGTATAATATGTAAGATGATTGATGAGAAAAGTATCGTCCAACCATCGGTTTCATGCGCATTAAAGGTGAAGGTGAATTTCAGATGTTCACTGCTTGCATCGATGAAGTTCATCTACTGTGCCCTGGAATAGAATGAAGACTTTTTCAGAACCTGATGAGGTGCTAGAATGGATTGTTAAGGCTGACTATCACATTCTTCTCTAACAACCCCACATACAGTTACGCATAATTAGatgcaattttttttaaattacattgaCCATAATGACCTGAGCGCCTACTTGtattgtctgttttttttttacacctatGTAAAAGAGCCCGAAGaatgtgtaacagtatagttccgtccctctcctcacccctacttGGGGTCGAACCAGGgactctgcacacatcaacaactgcctcccactTAACATCGTTACCATcactattagcacgcaccccgctaaccatttcacatcggttacaaatGCACAATGGTCAATGCAATCTGGGATCCTTGGGAAATCTCTAccttaaaccctaaccttaacccctaacttaaccattttaaatgtcaacttcaacgGGCTAAGGACGTCCCAAGgatgtatctctacctgaaaatacatgatctaagtgattgatagttggtattcagcagtcataaatcCTTATTTACTTTaatgaactactaaaatagtgattgtCAGACAGCAGCACTACACtttatttattgactgactgatccattcatccttccatccctcagccttcctctcctctgaagaCCCAGTGAGGGTGGAGCTCAGTCAGAGCTGTTGAGGGACTCTCTCACTATATTGATAAAGTGGAAGATATACTGAATATATACTGTTTTTCATACGAAGATGGACCAAGTCTGTTGATTGTCGGTCATTGGGTTAACTTGTTTTAATGTTTAAATCAAGCTGTATTTATGGATGCAATACAATGGGTTCacaggaaaaatatatatttatcacaCAACataaaatgattttttttaaagaataatacCTACTGACAGACTAATGAGCACCCTAAGGAAATGCCTTTGTTTTACTACATTGTTACATTCCCCAGCAAGAAAAACAGAAATGTCACTTAAATAGGAGGAACTAACAAAGAGTCACTGACAACAACCACAACTAAAcaggtggggttttaggaggggttctgaaagacactatgggggtgtccactgaaagttgactagtaacaacaactgggacctaaATGACACTAACCCTGAGACCTACTACATTTGCCCAAGAAGATGTAACAAAGGAATAACCCACACCAAACATAAAGACAGGACACAAACCAAAAAAGTAGAGCAATTAAAGATGTTGACTCTCCACATCAATCAAGACAACTAGagcactgggccagacactcttaaatagaacctggaccagctcaggtgaaacaccttcccactaacgagatggacaagccagcacaggtgtaacacatactggctaacgaggtgacaccaatcagtgCGCGGAACGTCCTAACAAGCCAGACGtgctaaagtccaacctcaaaacataaatggacAAACCAAAGCCTGGAACACCTTCCCCTTTTTAAGACAACAAATATATCCTATATTTTTGTTGGACAAGTTTGCTCACAAccaacagaaaacaacttccatttcACATTATAATCAACTACGATGCTTCACCTTCTACAATATAAACATGGCTGTAATACTGGCTGTCAacaattaaaaacaagaaaaaaaatctaaatatatatatttttctgaaAAACTCACTAGCTTCCAGAACTCTCGTCCCCTGGAATGAGCCCAAACAAAACTAATCTCCAATACGGAAAATCATGCAGTCAAAATAAATTGTAATCCATGGCAACGCACTGGCTAAACACAAAACGTTTTGACTACACCCCCCCCTGAAGACAATCAGCAACCAAGTTGTCCTTGCCACGGACATGTCTGATTTCAAGAGGAAACTCCTGCAATATCCATAGTAACTTTCCACCTCACTGCGgagcttctctctcttttcagggtTCACTCGATAGGCATGTTGTTGGATCAGGGCCCAGTCACCAATGTCATGCTCTATTGCATTTGGGTTGGCACATCTGAGAATGAACCCTGATATTCTAAAAGCTGAGTAACAATGATTATAGACCAATTTATTATACTGTGACCATATGTATAGGCTACAAGTATGTTGAAATTAAATTTTATTTTCAACTTTCAATTTCAACTAAAACCAAACTTATATTGTACGTTGGACAAAGTCTTCTTTTCAACAACATTTTACTAGGTGGGATAGCCCCAATGTCACAGGTTTAACGTGTCCAAATCAATAGTCCAAATGCAGAAAAAGTGTGTGGTAAATTGAAAACCTAAACATAAAATGTTCTATATACACAAACATCTGCCACAATAATCACAATActtggattttttttaaacaagcacCTTATAAACTGCAAAAGCACCAGAAACGCTGTTGTTTTGACAAGTTGCAATAAATCACTGATATCGATTAGGGGGGAAATCAGGTTGTATGTGCTGTTGAAACTAACAACACAAAAAACACGGAAATGGGAGATATATTTTACCTCAatggttagaggacaacctgcAGAAGACAGTCCGCTACATTTGggagtgatatatttacatttaggGGTCACTAAACAAAGGGACGCAACAATTATTTGTCATAACTCATCGATATCATGCGAAAATAATTTGTGCGAGAGAAGGGAGATGAGGTTGCACgtactgttaaaactaacagctcaAAAACCACACGGAATCTGGGAGAATTGTGTacatccctggttagaggacaatttgTAGAAAACAGCTCGCCacattttgaagtgttgcatTTTGATTCAAGTGGATCACCAATGTGGTAAGTGTAACGACTCTTTTTGATAGTCACTTTTTGTTAAATCACATTAATAGTAACTCTTCCATTTCAGAGCATGGATTTTCCCCCTGAGGATAATATCCATATCATGTTGAAATCAATAGAACATGGGACAAACGTTTATAgggttctacattgtgacatcattaaaatactcctactacaatgttacaacattctacattgtgacatcattaaaatactcatactacaatgttaaaacattctacattgtgaaatcatttcattgatatcatgaaacaactccttcatgtatgtattttctgatgtttgatcAGAGATCTTTTTTTCAGAGTATCTCTGGTCACTGATCACAGCCAtgagatttctctcctgtgtgtgttctctggtgtatctTCAGAGAGCTAGATtgagcaaaactcttcccacattgatcacagctataatatttctatcctgtgtgtgttctctggtgcgaTATCAGGccgagtaaaactcttcccacattgagtacaactataagatttctctcctgtgcgTACAGCTATAATATCTAATAATGTCTTCTCTGGTGTATCTTCACCAGGCtagat
It contains:
- the LOC124018080 gene encoding zinc finger protein 3-like; translation: MPHSSSLKLNPVPAVEELVCWMEKEALVKEEEEEEAVTIQKQVESEAVTVKEEEKGVSVKEEDAFRVKEEDAFRVKEEEDASVKEEEEEEAVKIQKQVESGAVTVKEEERDVSVKEEEDVFRVKEEEEDVSVKEEEEEEEEEAVTIQKQVESGAVTVKEEERDVSVKEEEDVFRVKEEEEEDVSVKEEEGEITVTLKNEEEEGPGYLGPVSQTPLKASNDSNDEPALINTRERHDYPGSSGGPQQPHDADEAEKSLSTSKHLKKHQQRPSGEKPYCCSYCGKGFLRSDSLKIHMRIHTGEKPYTCDQCGKSFTTSHQLTSHQRTHTGEKPYSCDQCGKNFHTSSPLIRHQRTHTGEKPYSCDQCGKNFTTSSQLTSHQRTHTGEKPHCCNICDKRYSDKRSLIKHQKIHEGVVS